The genomic interval CTCCGTTCGATCTCCATTGGCTCAATGCCTGTTGATCCGCTATACTAGTCAGGTATCTATTCTGCCGGGAGCTTCATTTCAGCTGCATTGGTGCTTCTGTGtcatatttttaataattatacgtactGCAGGTAATCCGTGAGTCTGCTGGAAGTACACAAGCAGGTGACCGTCCTTTCTACGATTATCTTGAAGGTTGCCTGCGACACAAAGCAGAGATGGTAATCTTTGAGGCTGCCAGAGCAATTACAGAACTCCATGGTGTGACCAACAGAGAATTGACTCCAGCCATCACCGTTCTTCAGCTATTTTTAAGTTCCTCAAAGCCGGTGTTAAGATTTGCTGCAGTCCGCACCCTAAACAAGGTTCGTCTTCTTCTGTGTCATTAATTGTTGGAATTTGTTTCAGTATTACAGAAATAGTTTTAGTTTCTCTCTTTGCGAGTAGCTAACTGATCAACACATATAATGCTGAGGTTGTAGTTTATAATTAATATGCATGATACTTATTCTTCTTTTATACTGAATTAAtggctgaattttttttcaggtGGCAATGACACATCCAATGGCTGTCACAAACTGCAACATTGATATGGAAAGCTTGATTTCTGATCAGAACAGAAGCattgccacacttgcaatcaCCACACTTCTGAAGACAGGAAATGAATCAAGTGTGGATCGGTTGATGAAGCAGATAACAAACTTCATGTCAGATATTGCTGATGAATTTAAAATTGTAGTTGTGGAAGCCATTAGGTCACTGTGTTTGAAGTTTCCATTGAAGTATAGAGCACTGTAAGTGATATGTCAAACactgtttatttttatttcaagAACATTTGGATATCCTTCTGATGGGcgttttcatttttctctgCATACATCTAATAATGACCCTGACCTCTTGCTTTCTGCAGCATGAACTTCTTGAGCAACATTCTTCGAGAAGAAGGTGGGTTTGAGTACAAAAAGGCAATTGTGGACTCTATTGTGATTCTCATTAGAGATATTCCAGACGCAAAAGAAAGTGGCTTGCTTCATCTTTGTGAATTTATTGAAGATTGTGAATTCACCTACCTTTCTACTCAGGTGGCATTCCTCTCATAATTTTTATTGATGAATCTATTCAGGTTCATTGGTTCATTTCCTCACctttcttattcttattccgGTTGATTGAATCTTCTACTATCAGATACTCCACTTTCTGGGAATTGAAGGGCCAAGAACCTCGGATCCAAGCAAATACATACGGTATATTTATAATCGAGTGCATCTTGAGAATGCCACAGTCCGGGCCAGTGCTGTAAGCACATTAGCCAAATTTGGTGCCATGGTTGATTCATTGAAGGTAATAGGTTTTCTATCAAACTGTGTAATTTCTTGTGTCCCCTTTTTGGAATCAAATTTCTTGGGTGATTTTTTGTTACTGATAAATATATTATCTGTTTCTTCTCTGTCTCAGCCCCGAGTGTTTATTCTGTTAAGAAGATGCCTATTCGACAGTGATGATGAGGTATTGTATATGAAATTTTGATGCTAATTATGTAGGTATCTATttcatatatagatatatttgAACATTCATTTAGAGTTATGTGCCTCTGTTGATATGTCAGCAATTCGTTTCTTTGTTGACATGCCTTACTTTCatgatttatttcttttttttttgtttaaatatgctCTGCCCTTCAGAACATGCTGatttctttatattttcttaaatttttatCAGGTTCGGGATAGGGCAACACTGTATCTTAACACACTTGGAGGAGATGGTTCTGTTGTTGAGACCGACCAGGATGTGAAAGACTTTCTCTTTGGGTCTCTTGATGTCCCCCTCGTCAATCTTGAGATAAGTTTGAAGACTTATGTAAGTTATCTCACATTGTTAGATGTTTTGATAGCACTCTTGAAGTTCTTATGAAAAGGAAACTGGTTCTTATATTTACTCTGATGGAGTATATTgaactttcttttttctttgtgcCATTGAGCCCTTCTAATGCTCTCCTTGTGGTTTATATGATTTCAGGAGGCTTCAGAAGAACCATTTGACATTAATTCGGTACCAAAGGAGGTTAAGTCTCAGCCACTTGCTGAGAAAAAAGCCCAGAGTAAAAAGCCAACTGGTCTTGGTGCTCCTCCAAGTGGCCCTGCGTCCACAGTTGATGCTTATGAGAGGATTCTCGCATCTATTCCAGAGTTCTCAAACTTCGGAAAACTTTTCAAGGTTTTGTGACCTGAATATTCATTTTTCCATACTGCCATGCATGTAAATGCTTTATTTTTTGTTCTGGAATTAACTGCACTCTTTTGAACCTATCAGTCCTCAGCACCAGTGGAGTTGACAGAGGCAGAAACTGAATATGCAGTTAATGTTGTCAAGCACATTTTTGATAGGCATGTTGTGTTCCAGTATAACTGCACCAACACCATTCCCGAGCAATTACTGGAAAATGTAATGCCTAAGCATATATTAttgcatttctcgtttgtaGTTCTGCTTGGGAAAGCTCTTAAAGTTGCTTCTTTCAGGTTATTGTTGCCGTTGATACCTCTGAAGCAGAAGAATTTACTGAAGTGGAATCCAAGCCTCTCAGGTCTCTTCCTTATGATACACCTGGCCAGACCTTTTTGGCATTTGAGAAGCCAGAAGGTGTCCCTGCAGTTGGTAAATTTTCAAACACATTGAGGTTCATTGTGAAAGAGGTACCAAGTTCTTCTCTTCATCCCTCGATTTAGATATAGGTTCGTAACATTCTCTTAGAACCAGACTACTGCACGTCTTATCTGGCTTAGTTCTAAAAGTTTGCTTAAATCTCTCATCTAAGATTATTTGTACTGTATTTTTGTCAATTTAAGCCAGACTATTAGACATTGGATCTGACTAGCTTTAGCCTTAAACTCCATCTGATATTCTTTATAATGTAGCCTTGTCAATCTGAAATACCTGGTGAAATGTAATGCTTAAATCTCATTTCGTAGTTTCCCTCATATTTATGATTCCACATTAGTTCATAACACTGATCTTTTCTTGTGATAACACCTCCATAAAACTGGGTACAAGTGTCTGCAAATCTTTTAATTAAGAGTTTCTTATAATGTATGCTTTTCTTGGAATTATGTGTCCGTTAGACTAATGATATGCACTAGGACATACAATAACCAATACCTAACAATTAGTGGTCTTAATACTCATCTggtttttatttcttaatGAGTTTTGTGTGTCACCAGGTTGATCCAACTACTGGTGAGGCAGATGAAGATGGTGTAGAAGATGAATACCAGCTGGAGGACCTTGATGTGGTTGCTGCTGATTATATTTTGAAGGAAGAAGTACACAACTTCAGGCATGCATGGGAAAATATGGGCCCAGATTGTGAGCGTGTAGATGAATATGGCCTGGGCCAAAGGGAGAGCTTGAATGAAGCAGTCTCTACTGTCATCAGCCTTCTTGGAATGCAACCCTGTGAGGTAGTTAATTTTTAGCAATGTAGTATTGATTATGCAATCATTTTTAACTACAGTTATAGAATATAAGAAACAAGAATGAGAAAAATGGATAAGAGGCAAGGTGCAATTCTAGTGGTTAGT from Argentina anserina chromosome 2, drPotAnse1.1, whole genome shotgun sequence carries:
- the LOC126781944 gene encoding coatomer subunit gamma; the encoded protein is MAQPLVKKDDDRDDEEYSPFLGIEKGAVLQEARVFNDPQLDARRCSQVITKLLYLLNQGESFTKVEATEVFFAVTKLFQSRDIGLRRMVYLIIKELSPSADEVIIVTSSLMKDMNSKTDMYRANAIRVLCRITDGTLLTQIERYLKQAIVDKNPVVASAALVSGIHLLQTNPEIVKRWSNEVQEAVQSRAALVQFHALALLHQIRQNDRLAVSKLVTSLTRGSVRSPLAQCLLIRYTSQVIRESAGSTQAGDRPFYDYLEGCLRHKAEMVIFEAARAITELHGVTNRELTPAITVLQLFLSSSKPVLRFAAVRTLNKVAMTHPMAVTNCNIDMESLISDQNRSIATLAITTLLKTGNESSVDRLMKQITNFMSDIADEFKIVVVEAIRSLCLKFPLKYRALMNFLSNILREEGGFEYKKAIVDSIVILIRDIPDAKESGLLHLCEFIEDCEFTYLSTQILHFLGIEGPRTSDPSKYIRYIYNRVHLENATVRASAVSTLAKFGAMVDSLKPRVFILLRRCLFDSDDEVRDRATLYLNTLGGDGSVVETDQDVKDFLFGSLDVPLVNLEISLKTYEASEEPFDINSVPKEVKSQPLAEKKAQSKKPTGLGAPPSGPASTVDAYERILASIPEFSNFGKLFKSSAPVELTEAETEYAVNVVKHIFDRHVVFQYNCTNTIPEQLLENVIVAVDTSEAEEFTEVESKPLRSLPYDTPGQTFLAFEKPEGVPAVGKFSNTLRFIVKEVDPTTGEADEDGVEDEYQLEDLDVVAADYILKEEVHNFRHAWENMGPDCERVDEYGLGQRESLNEAVSTVISLLGMQPCEGTEVIPSNSRSHTCLLSGVYIGNVKVLVRLSFGIDSSKEVAMKLVVRSEDVTVSDAIHEIVASG